Below is a window of Lytechinus variegatus isolate NC3 chromosome 4, Lvar_3.0, whole genome shotgun sequence DNA.
CTGCTGCCTTTCCGATGTTAATAGGCCCGTGCGACCTGTATTTTAGTATTCAGATCAGTAGCTGTGCATGGCAGATACCTAATGAcactatacactctaaaaaatgaagtgctaattcagctcttaaagagcatgtgcagtcactatacacgctctttaagagctgaattagcacttcattttttagagtgtagcgTGTAGAATATGTTCGAACTCTGGACTCCTGGTTATACCATCGCTATATACCAAATTCTACGTTTTCCGGCATCCTAACAGAAATCAATATGGGAAACAGCCATCAGGTCATTATAAActgggtgaaaaaaaataaataaaaacagaccATATCAACCTTGGCCCACGAAGAGAAACACAGTTATTTCTAGGTGTGCCCCTTCgtgaatatgattttaaatgtTAATAAGTGATAAAATGCCGTTCTTATGTAACGCATATTAGATTATCTGATTATGATATAACGCttaatctttgaaaaaaatatttttgtcacttaACAAACAGTTGTTTTACTTAACTGAAATTAATACTGAATGTCATTTTTCATTACAATGTGTCTACCTGTCTCCACCTAAGGCATAAATGTGCTTTTCTAGTTCTAGAATTTCTAGTTAAATATAAAAGGTTATGTGTCTCTTTTGCTTCTATATAAGCCTTCGCCTTGTTTCATAACCAGTGGTCCTTACCAGCCGCGAATATAGGGGCGGGGCTTGGGGActatgccccccccaaaaaaaaaaaaaaaaaaaaactaagaaaaaaaaatgaaaaggtgtGAATTATGATactattttcagaatattatatcaaaatttatccaagaattagatttttgtttaaaataggTTTAAAAATCACTCCGTTTTCACTCGAATGATAATGACTTGAAGTTAGAGTAAATTTAAAGTTGACATCGAATACttcacaaaaatttgatttaaagacTGAATTTCACTCGTAATCTTATAAGTTGTATTCCCTTTGTCAGAGAAGTTTAttattctctctattttttaaGAGAGTATCCCAATAATAGATGAAAAGTGTAAACAAACTATCATAAAGAGTAGTTCTTACCTTATATGCCGAGTTAAGTTACATGAAATTCAGAAAGGTAGTCGCTTTATTAGTAGAAAATCATATTCCGCAGCTTTAAACAAAAGTCGTACTTTCAAAAAAGTGGTACCAGTCGATCaccaagaaaagatgaaaatgtTTATACCTTTTTTTGCCTATAGGCCTACAAGTCGATGAGCAGTCACGATGCCTTCATTAGAATGATGGTGAAAATAATGCGTCCACGTTGatatctttaaaatgttatatagCGTGACACTGTATACACAGCGCGGTTACAGGAGGTAACTGGTTCAACCTGCAggtgcttttttttttttgtttgtttggcgTTTTTGGTCAAAAACCCGTCTGAAACGGTCCATACACACGCCCTATTGATACACGTAGTATAATAGGTGGATAAAGTcgataaaatgatataaatatttctctGTTATATAGAGTTTATTCCATCGGAACGACGCGTCTCTAGATAAATCATTCCCATGATTACCGTAGTCATCGGACCCTGACATACCCGCACACAATTATGTATGCAATTTCTGCACTCACTGAGTATTCCAGACCAACAGGAGTTCCAAGATTTAATTAAGGAATACTACGTATGCCTTTTTCGCTTCCTTCAAAGAACCCATTTAActcctgggtggagagtggcaaagtgtggattaatgccttgccaacGGACGCTGGGCtttggtgggattcgaacacaggACCCTCCTATTACAGGGAAAGCATCAGATCGATACACACTGACGCGTCCAAGGATTATTCAAACAGGGGcacataaatcaaattttattaaaaataaatgacatgCAGTCATTTTCAAGCCCCGTTTAACAGTAATATGTTCAAGTTTGCTTTTAGCGTGTTTTCGGTTTAATAATGATTGTTTTGGAATCATATTAATTTTTCCCACATACGACTACTTTTTTATTCGATAAAATGTAGAATGTTATAATTGACtagaatattgtttttcatttcataaggTGCCACGTCCACCCCCTGATACACCATTGATCACCTAACTACGGACCTTCCGGAAATATGTTAAATCACtctattttatgtaataatataggacaggaaattattcaaattcagccaaaaaaattgattggtTGAAGTTTGCCCAGCACCGACCTTGCTATGTACAAAAACCAACTATTATTTATCACTATATCTATAcaggttaatcaattattacagtctatatttttttaaatggaatgaTTAAATATAAGAGACGCTCATATACCTAAATCTCCtgagaaatataatttttatcatgataatgataataattcaatatttatatagcgcctatCAAATTTCTCTTAGCGCTTTACATCACAAAACCTAACTAACTTAATAAACTAAATTAATCGATCAAATTAACTTAACTACGGACATattaattgtaaaaaatataataataacggAAGAGATATATCTTAAGTGCTACTTTAAAGGAACTTATAGAAGAATGGGATCTTAAGCTAAGCGGAAGTGAGTTCCAGAGTGTAAAGTGTTCGGACCTGTTTATAATCCCATAAATTATAGTCTTTTCAACTGGAAACTGTATTTTCtacctcatttcatattcaaacttgaattaaatttcatttaatcgtaatcattatcatcatcgtgatcatcatcatcgtcatcatattAATCCAGTTAACGCAGTCATCTTATGGTCTATTTccaaaatgtcatattttgtccTCCAAAAGCGGGACATTGGAAAAACGCCCCTGGGGgctaaaatattcatattttgggggtaaaatagaaaaaatatcaataggAGTGTGATAACCTTTTGGGAGACTTTACGTGTCAATCCGTTATCAGTCGCTGCTACCACCAcctcaccatcaacatcattatcatcatcctcatcatcatcattatcaccatcatcaacatgatcaccatcaacatcaccatcatcatcatcatcaacaacatcatcaccatcgtcatcataaacatcaccattatcatcatcaccatcatcattatcatcatcatcattatcatcatcattatcaccatcatcatcaacatcaccatcgtcatcatcaccatcatcaacatcaccatcgtcatcatcaccatcatcaacatcaccattatcatcatcatcatcattatcatcattattatcatcatcatcatcaccattatcatcatcatcaccatcatcatcaacatcatcatcaacatcaccatcatcatcaccatcatcaacatcaccattatcatcatcaccatcatcaccatcatcattaacatcaccattatcatcatcatcattatcatcattatcaacatcaacatcatcaacatgatcaccatcattatcatcatcatcatcatcactaaaaCATCACTAACATAATCACAATGAAATCCAATCTCACATAGCCTAATTCAATCACAACCATTACCATTCTCCTTTATATCACCCGCAGACCAAACATCATCTTAACTTGTGATGCTgcaaaaataatggaaagataGCATgagtatttctttaaaaatattatgttcagagacatgtttatttgaaataatgtgGCATAGATCTTCTCTTTATCTGATACTGGGTAAAGTCCAAAATTATATAGAGTTcagaacaaatatttttatcattattgctaGAAAGTAACCGGTCATTTCAGTTCGTAATGTCGATAGGCGTCAGGAGTGTCAGAACCTGTCTAATATTCTTCgccttcctcctcctctccctctGCATCGACGGAGTCGGTTCCGACTTCTTCGTAGTCCTTCTCGAGAGCGGCCAAATCCTCACGAGCCTCGGAGAATTCTCCTTCCTCCATACCCTCTCCGACGTACCAATGGACGAAAGCACGCTTGGCGTACATCAGATCGAACTTGTGGTCAAGACGAGCCCATGCCTCGGCGATGGCGGTGGTGTTGCTCAACATGCAGACGGCACGCTGGACCTTGGCAAGATCACCACCGGGAACGACGGTGGGTGGTTGGTAGTTGATACCGACCTTGAAACCAGTTGGACACCAGTCGACGAACTGGATGGTACGCTTGGTCTTGATGGTAGCGATGGCAGCGTTGACATCCTTGGGGACGACATCACCACGGTAAAGGAGACAGCAGGCCATGTACTTGCCGTGACGGGGATCGCACTTCACCATCTGGTTGGCAGGCTCGAAGCAAGCGTTGGTGATCTCGGCAACAGTCAGCTGCTCATGGTAGGCCTTCTCGGCAGAGATGACTGGGGCATAGACTGCAAGAGGGAAATGGATACGTGGGTAGGGCACCAAGTTGGTCTGGAACTCGGTAAGATCGACGTTGAGGGCACCATCGAATCGGAGAGATGCGGTGATGGAGGAGACAATCTGTCCGATGAGACGGTTCAAGTTGGTGTAGGTGGGACGCTCGATGTCAAGGTTGCGACGGCAGATATCGTAGATGGCTTCGTTGTCGACCATGAAGGCACAGTCGGAATGCTCGAGGGTGGTATGGGTGGTCAGGATGGAGTTGTAGGGCTCGACGACAGCGGTGGAGATCTGAGGAGCGGGGTAGATGGCGAACTCGAGCTTGGACTTCTTTCCGTAATCAACAGACAAAC
It encodes the following:
- the LOC121413337 gene encoding tubulin alpha-1 chain-like gives rise to the protein MRECISIHVGQAGVQIGNACWELYCLEHGIQPDGQMPSDKTIGGGDDSFNTFFSETGAGKHVPRAVFVDLEPTVVDEVRTGTYRQLFHPEQLITGKEDAANNYARGHYTVGKELIDIVLDRIRKLADQCTGLQGFLIFHSFGGGTGSGFTSLLMERLSVDYGKKSKLEFAIYPAPQISTAVVEPYNSILTTHTTLEHSDCAFMVDNEAIYDICRRNLDIERPTYTNLNRLIGQIVSSITASLRFDGALNVDLTEFQTNLVPYPRIHFPLAVYAPVISAEKAYHEQLTVAEITNACFEPANQMVKCDPRHGKYMACCLLYRGDVVPKDVNAAIATIKTKRTIQFVDWCPTGFKVGINYQPPTVVPGGDLAKVQRAVCMLSNTTAIAEAWARLDHKFDLMYAKRAFVHWYVGEGMEEGEFSEAREDLAALEKDYEEVGTDSVDAEGEEEEGEEY